One window of Papaver somniferum cultivar HN1 chromosome 9, ASM357369v1, whole genome shotgun sequence genomic DNA carries:
- the LOC113311442 gene encoding F-box/kelch-repeat protein At3g23880-like: MSLSSLLEDIQVEILLKLPASSVLACKYVCKLWFTLVSKPEFIKNHHHRAIQRNSDRKLLLSHYDSTRPGDEKPAISSIDYASILPLSLSSDYECDGEIPVDYPISPFRQEDVKFLRILGSCNGLICLGIVTYDCDATRICIWNPTTKEYKQIPRCGSPSSDKNWSYAKYGFGFDNNSDDYKVVRIPWDNYCESSVIQVYTMGSDSWHEVQTIPYWLRWQERSSLPFFNGALHWLGYTTQGTSSDFIVSFELSNERLAQLPFPEKNRKDWDDSEKVFTSVGVLRDCNCLNIGYTDDHIDIWVMQDYGVPESWTKRFTFSINLHDLMCCRPIWSFENGDILLDGFSNFFIYDPRSGKVRMAMPIRHSYKSRDVEFYVESLVSVKSNTCLKKLIKMKLEGVRMNLEGAN; the protein is encoded by the coding sequence ATGTCTTTGTCAAGTCTGCTAGAGGATATTCAAGTTGAGATCTTACTGAAACTACCAGCCAGTTCCGTCTTAGCATGTAAGTATGTATGCAAACTTTGGTTTACGCTAGTTTCTAAACCTGAATTTATCAAGAATCACCATCATCGAGCAATTCAAAGAAACAGTGATCGTAAACTCTTGCTTAGTCATTACGATTCGACACGGCCAGGCGATGAAAAACCTGCAATAAGTTCTATAGATTATGCTTCTATATTGCCATTATCATTATCATCTGATTATGAATGTGATGGGGAAATTCCTGTGGATTACCCTATTTCCCCGTTCCGACAGGAGGATGTTAAGTTCCTTAGAATATTGGGTTCCTGTAATGGCTTGATTTGCTTAGGTATTGTAACGTATGATTGCGATGCTACAAGAATTTGTATTTGGAACCCAACGACAAAAGAATATAAACAAATCCCTAGATGCGGTAGTCCAAGTTCCGACAAGAATTGGTCTTATGCTAAATATGGATTTGGTTTTGATAATAACAGTGATGATTACAAGGTGGTACGCATTCCGTGGGACAATTATTGTGAGAGTTCAGTTATTCAGGTTTATACAATGGGGTCAGATTCATGGCATGAGGTTCAAACCATCCCTTACTGGCTTCGTTGGCAAGAGAGGTCTAGTTTGCCCTTTTtcaatggagctcttcattggttagGCTATACCACCCAAGGAACATCCTCTGATTTTATAGTCTCATTCGAACTGAGCAATGAAAGACTGGCGCAGTTGCCTTTTCctgaaaaaaatagaaaagattgGGACGACAGCGAGAAAGTATTTACAAGTGTAGGAGTGCTGAGAGATTGCAATTGTTTAAATATTGGATATACGGATGACCACATCGATATATGGGTCATGCAAGATTATGGAGTGCCAGAATCTTGGACTAAGCGATTTACATTTAGCATTAACTTACACGACCTTATGTGTTGTAGGCCAATTTGGTCTTTCGAAAATGGTGACATTCTACTAGATGGATTCTCCAATTTCTTTATATATGACCCGAGAAGTGGAAAAGTTAGAATGGCCATGCCCATCCGTCATAGTTATAAGAGCAGGGATGTGGAGTTTTATGTGGAGAGTCTTGTTTCCGTTAAATCGAATACTTGTCTGAAAAAATTGATTAAGATGAAACTTGAGGGAGTAAGAATGAATCTTGAAGGAGCTAATTAG